The genome window TGTTTCATCACAAATTTTATCCTCATAAGCAAGAAAATCAGCAGCAAACTACAAtacattcttattttcaggagATTatacactcatgaaaacatacttatgagTATTATATTCAATCTCTGACAGATGTTACCCCCTGGTTGATATTCTAGATTTTGATTCTTTCAACAAATCCACCTCTCAGCCCTCAGCCCATTCCTTCCATCCTACTGATCTGTATTTGTGGGAGACAACTGTCAGCAGCACGAGTCAGTATTTACACCATCAGGATGGAGTGTGGGGGATATAAACTGCACTGCCCGTCTTAATTGTCATGAAGGAGCGTGCCACCCAGTGTGTCTGGCCAACAGCTAAGCTCTAAAttcattgctggttttggtcttttcgtggCTCTATACATACACAGATACAGAACGTCActtcacattcattcatcattttacaAAGTTTCACTAAACTCAATGGAACATGTGCTCGGCATGCAGCCAAAGCGGCTGTGGATCAGATGAGACAGACGATCAGCACCTGGCAGCACTGATATGTAGGGGTCCCGTTGTATGACCACGGGCAGCCACTGTTCGCAGCCCTCTGTGGCGCGCTGGCTGGAGAAGTTGTGGAGGTCATTCAGCAAAGGGAAGCAGCACATGCGGCTGAGCTCATAGAACTGCGGGGGGGCGATCCACAACTCCTGAGCCAGGTACCTCTGCAGGACCTCTGAGGGCGTGGACCACTGAAATGCACAGAGAGGTCGTGTTTAACcgctttatgtgtgtgtgggacactGTAGCATCTATATGGAGAAGACAGACACCAGGCAGATTTCTGTTGTAGTCAGGAAGAAACACTGCACAATATTTCTGTAATGCGCCGAATTTCACTGTATCACTTCTAATGATTTACccattttaaaacttttttttcaaaTACAAATTTAAAGCTCTAATTTGCAACATTTGATGTTTCTTGGTAGAGAAATTCTCATACTTTATGCTCATTTTGTGTGATCACCTCGTATTGACCTCATATTATTATCTGTAAGAGTTTGTGCTACTATCTCATGTTGACAGGAGGGTGAATACCAGAGAGGAACAGAGCACTTCAGTTCCTCTCCTGAAGGCCATCCCACCTGCTTGCTCCTGTATGACAAACAATGAATGTCTTCAGCATGAGAGTGAATGAATGCAAGCCTCCGCTCATTTGGCGTTATAAAAGTCTCATATAAACTCTGTATTACTGAACATTTACACAGCAGGCTCTCTGTAATGACTTAACCCTTGCAGCAAGAATAAACAATCTCCTCTCATAAATTTCAGACTGACTCTTCTTTAAAACTTTTCCTAACATTTCTAATACACTGACGTGAGTTTCACCTGAAAGCGCACTATTTCCCTCTCATCTTGAAGCGTGTATGGGATCTCGTGcaggcagcagatgaagaagGCTGTGTCAAACCTCAACACGCCGGGTCGGCCTGCGGGGGTCAGCCAGTTGCCCCACTCATGCAAAGCCCAGATGTTGGGCAacacctccagctctctgcacATCCTGATGAAGTTGGACGGGTTCTGGTTCACCAGAGTCCTCCATTTGGTGAGctcactgctgcacagctcGTTCACTCTGCTCAGCACTCGGTCAGTAACACGCCTGTCCTCGATGCTTTTCAACagactcctctcctcctgtttaGACACCACCAGGAGCACGCCAGACTCCTCAAACGTCTCCCGCAATGCGCAGATACGGAAGGCGACCTCCCCCGGGATAGGAGAGCCCAGTTTCACTCGGTCTGTGGCGAAGATGGGAGGTCTGGTCTCCACAGACTGTTTGACGCCTCTCAAACCAAAACTGGGACAAGTGCCGAAAGCTTTGAAGATGTCCAGCCATTCGCTCGAAAAGTCCGAGGAGTCCACCATGCCGCCGGGGAAGACGTAGGCGTTGGGCATAAACCCGCTTTTACTGCTTCGTTTAAGCAATAAAACGTCGTAATCGAAGCTGGACTTGGGTGGCAGGTGTGACCGTCCATGGCTGCTGCCCAGCGCTGAACATGAAGCAGCGGTCAGCGGTGTCCTTGACGATAAACTGTCCGCTCCAAGTTTGTGGCCTGCGGCTAAGATGAGAGTAGCCGCCTCCTTCCAGGTCTTCAGCGTGGTGTTCATCCTGAAACTGCCAGCGTATTTTCTTAATTTCCACTCAGTGCGTCTGAAAACTACACTCCCGGTCACTCGATCGGCTCCGTCTTGTTCCTCTTCCTTTACCCTTTGAATGTGTGCAAACCAGCGTATATGCGCAACACCACCCCCTGCTGGACCGGAAAGGACATCACTTAGTGCTCGTTCCATGTTTGACAcggtgtgtgttacagtgtgtgcatTGTCCAGCAGGGTGCTTACCTATTCTATGGAGTGTTTGATGTAGACCTGCATGTCCTGTAGTGaccatgtttttctttggcCTCTAACTTTCCATCACCACCTACAAGTTTTTGAATACTGTGAAGATGTCATGAAAGGTTTCATACCCGGTATCCTGCCTGCATGACGACACTCCAGACTTGATGCTTGAAAGCACTGACGAGCTGTCAGAGGTGATTACAACACAGGGTTGCTTATTTTCTTCCACCCATTGTAGTGCTGCTGGAAGTGATGTGATTGGGAAGGACCTGAGACCGAAAAGGTTCCAATTTCTATTATGGTTCATTAACAAATACAATTAAAAGTCATTAGGTTGAACTGAGTATTTGTGCTACTTTCTATCAAAgtatcatttatttaatttccatGTGATTGTTGATGTGATAATCGCTTTACAATCTACTGAGAGGCCTTTGAGCATTGATGTGAAGCTAATATGGAAAAAGAGCCTCCCTATCCATTGTCTGTGAGGCTGTTTACAAAGGGTTTGGGTAAAGTTCGCTCCAGTAATTAAAAGCAATATTGGaaataaaatacagattaatcaagatcaatattcctttatttgtcccgcgaggggaaattccagattaatATGGAAAATGATGCCTTCTTTATCATTAACATGCTTTTACAATCATTGTGTCTTGCAAAATTCAACACAATGTCCTTTAAATCATTTGAATTTGGTCATTTTGAACAGTACAAACTTTCTTTCTGGCCATTCAGCTTTATGCAAGTTTGATGTTTCAGTGGTGACAAATTGTCTCTGTGTTGAAAAGATTGAACAGTGTGAAGGCCTTGACAGTGTGATGGAATTTTTCTGCTTTAGGCCTGAAGGTAACGTGACACATTGTTTTCCCTGGTTACTTTCAGGTCATTTGCAAACCTGCAAACAGCAGGCCTGTCTCTTTCAGAGCGATAGTTCAATTCTTTGTCTTCTAAGGATGACCGGTCAGCTGTCCTGATAAGGCTCCATCTCAGAGGGGAACCAAGGTCAGAGAAGACAGGCTGTACTGTGCCCCAGACTCAACAAGCTGACTGACTGTCTCCTCTTAGAATGAATCATGTAACCTGAGAAGCACACAACGTGACTTAGGTTGACTTGGGTTAAACATAGTGTCTCATTTAGGATCCGCTACCCAATAAAATCctcatatatgtatatatgagtGAAGAAAGCCTTGGGCATCATGCCCAGGAGTAGTCTGGGATGGTGCTATCCACtgctgaaatctgattggccaccCCAAGGCCGACCCATTATCACAAAGTATGACTGGCTATCTGCTCAGTGAAAGGCGGAACCATAGATTGAAGACTTGGAGAATGAAGTATGATAGCtttgtattatatttatatGTTCTTTGTATTATATTTCCCACTGTTGTGAAAAAGGGATGTAAGCAACAAAGATGCTGTAACGTTAGTAACTGAAACAGATACGAGAAATGGTAAATTAATGCTAATCTGATCCGATGTTGCGtcactgctgactgctgctgaatgtCACTACTCAGCACCACAGTGACATTTACATTACAGCGATACAATGAGTAACAGTTGTACAGGTGACTGAGGCTATAGGATAATGGTTAATGCTAGTTTAGCTCAAGTAGTGAAGAGCCATAAATTCAGTGAACATGTCTGTCTAAAGGTTGCTCAGGGCTGCAGCTAGGACTTTTTTATTGTCCTGAAATCATTTTAACCATCTAACAAACTGATAATTGCCTCCTCACAGGTAATTTCTGCCTCAGTAAGTTTTAATGCAGCGTTGAAACTACACAGACCCACCAAGACTGattttttgctgtaaatgcaCTTAGCCAGATCCTAAGCCCCAGTGAATGTGTCTGAAACGTGCACTGTGTTATTGGTCAGAATTTCTTGTTCTCAGGGTTACTGAGTTCATATGCCAATGTGTTCTTGTGTTAGCAGATTACCATGAGCATGCAAGGCTGTCTGCGGCAACTGCTCAAATTCTCTCACGTTAAAACGCGTCCTTTGTATTTCGCCGCGTACCTCAAGAGCTGCACTCACAGGAGGACGTCAGCGTTACAGATCAACAGTGGATCAGACAGGAACACCTCCAGATTGTTGCCTCTATCATTTTGTTGAGGATGTCATCATTGAGATCAagtgaataaacacagaaatcaaaTACTAATATAACTGTTAGAAGGAAAAATGACCTTTTGGCTTTTCTAAATAGTTTAAATGAATTGTGTCCTCTGCATATTCATCAAATGCTGAATTCTTTAAACtttgattttaaatgtaaagaaattcAGTATTAACCATGTCTTATACACACAGATTGTCCTCAAAAGTACTATGAAAACAATCCACAGAtctgtcttctttttgtccATCCACATGAGCAAACTATAGCTCCGCTGAAGCTTATACACAAGCATGTGCAGGAAGTCGCTTGGTTCAACCAAGCAGAAGCGGacttatactgtatgtatggtCGAATGTGGTGATGTAAAGACTGAAAAGGTTTGCTCAGCAGTAAACAGAAAGTAGAACACTGTAAAGTATATTGTAACTTCTCTGATAGGGAGAGACTTTTGAAGAGAACAAAGGCTGGGCCAGAGTAGAAGGGGAATGTGACACACGTgcgcatgtacacacacacacacacacacacacacacacacacacacacacacacacacgcacgcacacacatgcaggggtGTCATATATCCTTATCAAAGGGGCATTGTGAAGGAAGTCAGGCGAAGGTAAACTCAGAAGGAAGGTTTTGAGAGTTTTCCATTGAAAACTGAAAGTGTCCTGAAAGTGTCAAAGACAGtgtaaaagaaataaagcctAATTTACAAAGGATGAAATGACTCACATCTCATATCAGTCAACTCCAACTTTGTGAGCCCTTGCATCATCTTCATGGGATTAACACACTGTTACCGGAGCAACAGATGAGGTGATTTGTCTCAAAACACACtaaataataaagtaataacaaaatgcatttcttgTTGTAATGTAACAACACACCTGTTAAAATGCAATGGCCATAATCTTACTTTACTCTTAGTGTTGATTAGTGCTTCAGTCACACAAgatattttagattttgttgAAAATATACTCATATTATGTAAATATTAAGAAAATATGAATGTACTGTTGttcaaaacactcaaacaaGACATGAAAATACCTTCTTCTTTTACTAGTTGGTAAACAGGACACCTCCCCTCCCCACCTCACTCTGATCAATGGATTTCATTAACCCAGATGCACTCTGCCTTTACCCACCTCCTTTTCATGCAGGTCTATCCAGGATGACCAATCAGATGTGGGAAACTCCCCCTGGAGGAGTGTGCTCAGTGGCAGGGAGCCCCAGATTTTCATTTACATCAGACattcctgctgtgtttcattaaaCTTGGTTCAGTATCACTCGAGCTGGTCCATCTCACCGTGCCTGGCCTTGAAA of Chaetodon auriga isolate fChaAug3 chromosome 1, fChaAug3.hap1, whole genome shotgun sequence contains these proteins:
- the nudt19 gene encoding acyl-coenzyme A diphosphatase NUDT19; amino-acid sequence: MERALSDVLSGPAGGGVAHIRWFAHIQRVKEEEQDGADRVTGSVVFRRTEWKLRKYAGSFRMNTTLKTWKEAATLILAAGHKLGADSLSSRTPLTAASCSALGSSHGRSHLPPKSSFDYDVLLLKRSSKSGFMPNAYVFPGGMVDSSDFSSEWLDIFKAFGTCPSFGLRGVKQSVETRPPIFATDRVKLGSPIPGEVAFRICALRETFEESGVLLVVSKQEERSLLKSIEDRRVTDRVLSRVNELCSSELTKWRTLVNQNPSNFIRMCRELEVLPNIWALHEWGNWLTPAGRPGVLRFDTAFFICCLHEIPYTLQDEREIVRFQWSTPSEVLQRYLAQELWIAPPQFYELSRMCCFPLLNDLHNFSSQRATEGCEQWLPVVIQRDPYISVLPGDKDYPLDTSGEAKQDTSTTPQRDPQDSGLHRFLILDPYTIIPQITITPKYNHLLPVVEQVPSHDLNSQL